Below is a genomic region from Henckelia pumila isolate YLH828 chromosome 3, ASM3356847v2, whole genome shotgun sequence.
cccaatcccgacacctgatgagcccaatagagtcggtaaacgagtcaaagtacagtactagcatatagagtttcaatgatgtttcaagtaataaggactaatggtgtacaaccaaaaccacggactttatccactcgataagtgataaccacttggaaagtccgaatagggtagttcgatcattcatcatatgaatatccatttgcatgctttgaacatctctatgttccataccaatgaaacgtggtactcggcattgcaaatgctagtctcaatctcgagcgatccttatccttatttgtggacggctcaattgactaggaacagtttagaatatacagtgactataagatgtgtttcatgatagccatccccatgtgctaccacatcttacatacactatagtatattcaaggtctttatcaaaacaacaatagtatatcataatataacaatatgaagaaagataaagtcaatgccattataaaagtgtaatttatattaaacaaaagattattttacatagagtcataaaagcccttagccacaagttggctaaccgggcacccactctttcagtattGATTGAGGAAGTGCTATATAGGAGGTCATTCACAGGACCTCTCCTTCGATGTTTAAGTTATCAAGAGGCTGATTATGTACTTAGAGAAGTACATGAAGGGTGTTGTGGGAATCATATGGGAGCCCATGCTTTGGCAAGAAAGGTCTTGTTGGGGGGATATTGTTGGCCTAACATCTTGGGAAGTTCCCAAGAGTTGGTCACATCATGTGATAGTTGCCAACGACATGATCAATTGCAACATCGATCTGCGGAGCTGATGAAATCCATCGTCTCTTCTTGTCCTTTTGATCAATGGGGTATGGACATTGTGGGTCATTTTCTCGTAGACCCTGCTCAGAAGAAGTTTTTATTGGTGGAAGTTGATTATTTCTCGAAGTGGGTAGAAGCTGAGCCTTTGGCTAGGATCACTGAATGAGATGTGTTGAAATTTTTGTTGAAGAATATAGTGTGTCGGTATGGGGTACCTAGGAGGCTGATATCCGATAATGGGAGAGAATTTCAAGGAGCTAAGGTTCAAGCGTGGTGTAAGGAGATGAAAATTCAGCAAGCTTTCACATCTGTGGCTTACCCTCAAAGTAATGGGCGATTGGAGGTGACAAATGTATCATTGGTGCAAGGCTTAAAGACTAGACTTGGGAAAGCAAAAGGGAATTGGGTAGATGAGTTTCCAAGTGTCTTGTGGGCATATCGAACTACACCTAGAGAAGGAACCAAGGAAACTCCCTTCAGCTTGGTTTATGGTAATGAAGCGGTGTTGCCGGTGGAAATCGGGATGGAATCAGCTAGGGTCATGTTTTATGATGAAGATAATGGAGAAAGGAGATTTACTGATTTGGATTTGGTGGAAGAGAAGAGGGAGGCTACAACAATTCGGTTGGAAGCTTACAAAAATCGTATGACTCAAGCTTATAACCATCGAGTTGTCCAGAGAAACTTTCAAGTGGGTGATTTGATCTTAAAAAAGGTGCAAGAGGAGCAAAGAGGGAAATTGAACCCGAAGTGGGATGGTCCTTTTAAAGTCATTGAAAAGCTTAGCTCGGGATCCTACTACTTGGAGGATACACATGGCAAAGCTTTGAAGAGGCCCTGGAACGCCTATCATCTTAGAAAATATTATCCTTAATTTACCTACTGATGTATCTCGTTTTGAATTATCGCTTTTGCAAGCATTTCAAGTTCAATGAAATCAATTTCTCGTTTTGAAGTAATATATGTTGTTCTGTTATAAAAATGAATGGTGCTTTGCATGGGTTCCTAGATTATGTGAACTCTAAGTATATGTAGTCCGAAGCATGAAATCttatttttcctactaaggtcataacctagtagaggagtttgagggTGTGAGGttgaaaatcatatttttcctactaaggtcataacctagtagaggagtttgagggCTGGAGGttgaaaatcatatttttccTACTTAGGTGGGTTGGAGGTTGAAATTCATATTTTTCCTATTAAGGTTATAACCTAGTAGAGGGGCTTGAGGGTTGGAGGttgaaaatcatatttttcctactaaggtcATAACCTAGTAGACGAGCTTGAGGGTTGAAGGttgaaaatcatatttttcctactaacctagtagaggagcttgagggttggaggttgaaaatcatatttttcctactaaggttataacctagtagaggagcttgagggttggaggttgaaaatcatatttttcctactaaggttataacctagtagaggagtttgagggttgg
It encodes:
- the LOC140889822 gene encoding uncharacterized protein, with protein sequence MDGFMGSWKTRDVVLQVELAPHMSSVIPELAEEDWRVVIINYLKEGKLLDDPREARRLKLKSSRYVFVGKRYQEADYVLREVHEGCCGNHMGAHALARKVLLGGYCWPNILGSSQELVTSCDSCQRHDQLQHRSAELMKSIVSSCPFDQWGMDIVGHFLVDPAQKKFLLVEVDYFSKWVEAEPLARITE